The Kosakonia sacchari SP1 genome includes a window with the following:
- a CDS encoding AAA family ATPase, with protein MTGNAKSPPWPQRVAENQPFTLQDDAIYTPLAQEGCIVWMNAHYPWASDAFILATAVSDDAEPRASQLLNNELALCPQLDSRWAVKPVASTQYHGRIALVYPTFTFQPLTRLTGQPMACIASWLELTLRICTPLRQMHQSNLIHGDIKPGNIFLTDEGCRLGGFGLTTSTVLEPAQHWQPFSGGTLAYMSPEHTTRTHHAVDNRSDLYSLGIVFYELLTGTLPFDLSEGGQAEWVLHHIASEPSPPHSLRDGAPEMLSTIVLKLLAKSPEKRYQTVDGLMADLRRCQATLTADGEIAHFTPGLQDRSPSLHFANTLYRAHPQAKSLADALDAVVQSGTQTLVTISGPIGMGKSSLMASSLKAFQSRPSLIALGKVEQNSAILPLGVLTAAFRSLALHLLGLPAEEVARWKARLSSALTGYEALAVSLAPELGLLINSKPVLFVDTLSLDSRARFNHMVLRLVNVFATPGCPLIILIDNLHWIDDASLHLLEYLLQHSHALPLLMVVSHRDLASLDDPVFATALTRLRSAASRVIECVPQPRSAKAISRWLATVFQTRPASTLELAKLIHEKTGGNPLFVHEFFKRITEDGLVSHNSYQGKWQYDLTAISTRYHRENVPDLLLQQLAQMPPETRILLGSMACLGSAGDITLISRVLNLSAGEVHYRLHPALTVQLVTLNAAEYTFTHERIHEAACALLEPAYCRQLHLATATQLAQTAAEAPGNELLFRAIHHINAAADDILPPQRQRFSELSLLAARRAKHTGDYSSALSYLHLAQRLRTETGHDFTLSLEETACEFLLGNLSTARGLCERLLASPGGLTEKAQAATLLAEVHIRQSGYQLALETTLSWLTVFGIHLCRYPDDAACDHAWQEMHARVGDNPAQLFNSLPRMNHQETDALMNLLASASLYASFNCPRLHFLLLCQMLQLTLERGLTGASTSALAWFGVLIGERYEEYELGYRYSVLAQELVTRHGLHEFAAKALVPLGRSCVWTQPLSRSVECANACFTAAVAHGDLTIACFAAFRQVINAMSRGDHLDTVLSHIDRGLAFIRETQYSDMDHLLLLQRHFVEYLRQPDGMLSGKAILPRSLLPPTPPATMLFWFWLYRGMAHFFTGAYSRAESCLEEAGKHAWSAPGHISLLDYHLYSALALSMQLTPETFSAGHRLRLNQHYNKIARWARVNPGTFSDKEALMYAEIVRLDGMNSIALEQYEKAITLSREAGFNPSNALAHELAGRFALSCGYQTAADAYFRGAMAAWGRAGAQAKVRHLQQEHPHLFTPVESTPYDTISFAQNDEIRDLQSIIKASRALSEEINLERLIQILMTMLLERAGAQRGLLIRVLDDNIAEIEASAHTSKEGVLVRVMKEMPLATDMPLSVLAAVIRTGQEIRTGRPEEYSPFSQDPYLVSSGAAVMCVPMFKQARLVGVLYLENRLMPEMFTAGQSRVVNLLGAHAAVSLETARLYAKLVEENMQRRRVEKELRASQTSLMLGEQISHTGTWRWELEQDLMHMSDEYARILGLDEKRKLISMAEFLTFVHPDDHPHISALVTRSVAQGLTMQAEFRIIRTDGECRYILGIGDPVSSGDEVHEYFGTITDITAQRQNEDAARVAQAELARVSRATTVGQLTSSIAHEINQPLMSIVSNAGASLRWLNRSPIPVDNVRVGLEEIISEGQRAGEVIRSLQSLTRRQEPVFERIDLHFLLRHIMTLSRSELARRQIAVEYALEAHNSFIYGDSVQIQQVLLNLVMNAVEAMADIDSRPRVLTLSTLTQNPHEVICQIADTGSGMSAEVQGRLFESFYTTKSQGMGMGLTISYAIIERHKGKLTAKSRLPFGSVFAFTLPVAAD; from the coding sequence ATGACCGGAAACGCAAAATCACCGCCGTGGCCGCAGAGGGTGGCCGAAAACCAACCGTTTACGCTGCAGGATGATGCTATCTACACGCCGCTGGCGCAGGAGGGTTGCATTGTCTGGATGAATGCGCACTACCCGTGGGCGAGCGATGCCTTTATTCTCGCCACCGCGGTAAGCGACGACGCCGAGCCGCGTGCCAGCCAGTTGCTGAATAACGAATTGGCACTCTGCCCGCAGCTTGATAGCCGCTGGGCGGTAAAACCCGTTGCCAGCACGCAGTATCACGGCCGCATCGCGCTGGTTTACCCCACTTTCACCTTTCAACCGCTCACCCGTCTAACCGGCCAGCCGATGGCGTGTATCGCCAGCTGGCTTGAATTGACCCTGCGCATCTGCACGCCGCTGCGCCAGATGCACCAGAGCAACCTGATCCATGGCGATATTAAACCCGGCAATATTTTTCTCACCGATGAAGGCTGCCGGTTAGGCGGCTTTGGCCTGACGACCAGTACCGTCCTGGAACCGGCGCAGCACTGGCAACCGTTCTCCGGCGGTACGCTGGCTTACATGTCACCTGAACACACCACGCGCACCCACCATGCCGTGGACAACCGCAGCGATCTCTACAGTCTGGGCATTGTCTTTTATGAGCTGTTGACCGGCACGTTGCCGTTCGATCTCAGCGAAGGCGGGCAGGCGGAATGGGTGTTGCACCACATTGCGTCTGAACCTTCGCCGCCGCATAGCCTGCGCGACGGGGCGCCAGAGATGCTGTCAACCATTGTGTTGAAGCTGCTGGCAAAGTCGCCGGAAAAACGTTACCAGACGGTCGATGGCCTGATGGCAGATCTACGCCGCTGCCAGGCGACGTTAACGGCCGATGGCGAGATAGCCCACTTTACGCCAGGTCTGCAGGATCGCTCGCCATCACTGCATTTTGCTAACACGTTGTATCGCGCCCATCCGCAGGCCAAATCACTGGCAGACGCGCTGGATGCGGTTGTGCAAAGCGGTACGCAAACGCTGGTTACCATCAGCGGCCCCATCGGCATGGGAAAATCTTCGCTGATGGCCTCATCGTTGAAGGCCTTTCAGAGTCGCCCGTCGCTTATTGCGCTAGGTAAGGTGGAACAAAACTCTGCGATTCTGCCGCTGGGTGTGCTGACGGCAGCGTTCCGCTCGCTGGCGCTGCATTTACTGGGTTTGCCCGCAGAAGAAGTGGCGCGCTGGAAGGCGCGGCTCAGCAGCGCGCTCACAGGTTATGAAGCGCTGGCGGTGAGCCTCGCGCCGGAGCTGGGGCTGCTGATTAACAGTAAACCCGTGCTGTTTGTCGACACCTTGTCACTCGATTCACGCGCGCGGTTCAACCACATGGTGCTGCGCCTGGTAAATGTCTTCGCCACACCGGGTTGCCCACTGATTATCCTTATCGATAACTTGCACTGGATCGATGACGCCAGCCTGCATTTACTGGAATACCTGTTACAGCACAGCCATGCATTGCCGCTGTTGATGGTGGTTTCACACCGCGACTTAGCCTCGTTAGACGATCCGGTGTTTGCCACCGCGCTGACCCGCTTGCGTAGCGCCGCCAGTCGCGTAATTGAGTGTGTGCCGCAGCCGCGCTCGGCAAAAGCCATATCCCGCTGGCTGGCGACCGTTTTTCAGACGCGCCCGGCATCGACCCTTGAACTGGCGAAACTGATCCATGAAAAAACCGGTGGCAACCCGCTGTTCGTCCATGAGTTCTTTAAGCGTATTACCGAAGATGGGCTGGTGAGCCATAACAGCTACCAGGGAAAATGGCAGTATGATCTGACGGCGATTAGCACCCGCTACCACCGCGAAAACGTCCCCGACTTGCTGCTCCAGCAGCTGGCGCAAATGCCGCCTGAGACCCGCATCCTGCTCGGGAGCATGGCCTGTCTTGGCAGCGCGGGCGATATCACATTAATAAGCCGTGTGCTGAATCTTTCTGCTGGCGAGGTGCATTACCGCCTGCATCCTGCGCTCACGGTACAACTGGTCACGCTTAACGCCGCCGAATACACATTTACCCATGAACGGATCCACGAGGCTGCCTGCGCACTGCTGGAACCTGCATATTGCCGCCAGTTGCATCTGGCCACAGCCACGCAGCTGGCGCAAACGGCGGCCGAAGCCCCGGGTAATGAGCTGCTGTTTCGCGCGATTCATCACATCAATGCCGCTGCCGACGACATTTTGCCGCCGCAACGCCAGCGCTTCAGCGAACTGAGCCTGCTTGCAGCCAGGCGGGCAAAACACACCGGCGACTACAGCTCGGCCTTGAGCTATTTACATCTTGCACAGCGGCTTCGTACTGAGACAGGGCATGATTTTACGCTGTCGCTGGAGGAGACCGCCTGTGAGTTTTTGCTCGGTAATCTCTCAACTGCGCGCGGGCTGTGCGAACGGTTACTGGCCTCGCCCGGCGGGCTGACGGAAAAGGCGCAGGCTGCGACATTGCTGGCAGAAGTGCATATTCGCCAGTCCGGTTATCAGCTTGCGCTGGAGACAACGCTCAGCTGGTTGACCGTGTTTGGTATTCATCTGTGCCGTTATCCTGACGATGCGGCCTGTGATCATGCGTGGCAGGAGATGCACGCGCGTGTTGGCGACAATCCTGCGCAGCTGTTCAACTCGCTGCCGCGTATGAACCATCAGGAAACCGACGCGCTGATGAACCTGCTGGCGAGCGCCAGTTTGTATGCCAGTTTTAATTGCCCGCGCCTGCATTTCCTGTTGCTGTGCCAGATGCTGCAACTGACGCTCGAACGCGGGCTGACCGGGGCATCCACCTCCGCACTGGCGTGGTTTGGTGTGCTGATTGGTGAACGCTATGAAGAGTATGAACTAGGCTACCGTTACAGCGTCCTGGCGCAGGAGCTGGTGACGCGCCACGGTTTACATGAGTTTGCCGCGAAAGCACTGGTGCCGCTGGGACGTAGCTGTGTCTGGACACAACCGCTATCGCGCAGCGTAGAGTGCGCTAATGCCTGTTTTACCGCAGCCGTTGCGCATGGCGATCTGACCATTGCCTGTTTTGCTGCCTTTCGTCAGGTGATCAACGCCATGAGTCGCGGCGATCACCTCGACACGGTATTAAGTCATATCGATCGCGGTCTGGCTTTTATTCGTGAAACCCAGTATTCGGATATGGATCATCTGCTTCTGTTACAACGTCACTTTGTCGAGTATCTGCGACAGCCGGATGGCATGTTAAGCGGCAAAGCGATCCTGCCCCGATCGCTGCTGCCGCCGACACCGCCCGCGACCATGCTGTTCTGGTTCTGGCTCTATCGCGGGATGGCGCACTTTTTCACCGGGGCTTATTCCCGCGCGGAATCCTGCCTGGAAGAGGCGGGAAAACATGCATGGTCCGCACCCGGACATATCAGTCTGCTGGATTACCATCTCTACAGCGCGCTCGCATTATCGATGCAGCTTACGCCAGAGACTTTTTCTGCCGGGCACCGTCTGCGGTTGAACCAGCACTACAACAAAATCGCCCGTTGGGCGCGTGTTAATCCGGGAACCTTCAGCGATAAAGAAGCACTGATGTATGCGGAAATCGTGCGCCTCGACGGAATGAATAGCATCGCGCTCGAACAGTATGAGAAGGCAATTACGCTTTCGCGCGAAGCCGGTTTTAACCCCAGTAATGCGCTGGCGCACGAACTGGCCGGGCGTTTTGCGCTCTCCTGCGGATACCAGACCGCAGCCGACGCGTATTTTCGCGGTGCGATGGCCGCCTGGGGCCGCGCGGGGGCGCAGGCCAAAGTCCGTCATTTGCAGCAGGAGCACCCCCATCTTTTCACGCCGGTGGAAAGCACCCCCTATGACACCATCTCTTTCGCGCAGAACGATGAAATCCGCGATCTGCAAAGCATTATCAAAGCCTCCCGCGCATTATCAGAGGAGATCAATCTTGAAAGGCTGATTCAGATCCTGATGACCATGCTGCTGGAGCGTGCCGGTGCGCAGCGCGGCTTACTTATTCGCGTACTTGATGACAACATTGCGGAAATCGAAGCCAGCGCGCACACCAGTAAAGAGGGCGTGCTGGTGCGGGTGATGAAAGAGATGCCGCTGGCGACTGATATGCCGTTATCGGTGCTGGCGGCCGTGATCCGCACCGGGCAGGAGATCCGCACCGGACGGCCGGAAGAGTACAGCCCGTTTAGCCAGGATCCGTATCTTGTCTCTTCCGGGGCGGCGGTAATGTGTGTGCCAATGTTCAAACAGGCGCGGCTGGTGGGGGTGTTGTATCTGGAAAACCGTCTGATGCCAGAGATGTTTACCGCCGGCCAGTCTCGCGTCGTGAACCTGCTTGGCGCACATGCTGCGGTGTCGCTGGAGACCGCGCGGCTATATGCCAAACTGGTGGAAGAGAACATGCAGCGTCGGCGCGTCGAAAAAGAGCTGCGCGCCAGCCAGACCTCGCTGATGCTGGGTGAACAAATCAGCCACACTGGAACCTGGCGCTGGGAGCTGGAACAGGATTTGATGCATATGTCGGATGAGTATGCGCGCATCCTCGGACTGGACGAGAAGCGCAAACTGATCTCGATGGCCGAGTTTTTAACCTTTGTTCACCCGGACGATCATCCGCATATCAGCGCGCTGGTCACTCGCAGTGTCGCGCAGGGGCTCACCATGCAGGCGGAGTTTCGTATTATCCGCACCGATGGCGAGTGCCGTTATATCCTCGGCATCGGCGATCCGGTCTCTTCCGGTGATGAGGTGCACGAATATTTTGGCACCATTACCGATATTACCGCCCAGCGGCAGAACGAAGATGCGGCGCGCGTCGCCCAAGCCGAGCTGGCGCGGGTGTCGCGCGCCACGACTGTCGGGCAGTTAACCTCGTCGATTGCCCATGAAATTAACCAGCCGCTGATGTCGATTGTCTCCAATGCCGGTGCCAGCCTGCGCTGGCTTAATCGCTCGCCGATCCCGGTCGATAATGTGCGTGTCGGGCTGGAGGAGATTATCAGCGAAGGGCAACGCGCCGGAGAGGTGATCCGTAGCCTGCAATCTCTGACACGCAGGCAGGAGCCGGTGTTCGAGCGCATCGATCTGCATTTCTTGCTGCGTCATATCATGACGCTTTCGCGCAGCGAGCTGGCGCGGCGGCAGATAGCTGTTGAGTACGCGCTGGAGGCGCATAACAGCTTTATTTATGGCGATAGCGTGCAGATCCAGCAGGTGCTGCTTAACCTGGTGATGAATGCCGTTGAAGCGATGGCGGATATCGACTCGCGCCCGCGAGTGTTAACGCTCTCAACGCTGACCCAAAATCCACACGAGGTGATTTGCCAGATTGCCGATACCGGTAGCGGAATGAGTGCCGAGGTACAGGGGCGGCTGTTTGAGTCGTTCTATACCACCAAATCGCAGGGCATGGGCATGGGATTGACCATCAGTTATGCGATTATCGAGCGGCATAAAGGCAAGCTAACGGCGAAATCCAGGCTGCCGTTTGGCAGCGTATTTGCTTTTACCTTGCCGGTGGCAGCGGATTAG